Within the Eucalyptus grandis isolate ANBG69807.140 chromosome 1, ASM1654582v1, whole genome shotgun sequence genome, the region ATTATGGTTTTTGGATTGATCTGGTTCCGGGACAATCGATGTACAGTCGCCCATCGATTGTCCCTAGAAGAGCATTGAATTTAGAGTTGTATTATCGTGGGAGCCATGAGCTCTTGCTTGGCATTTAGTGTGGCACAAAGGACATCCCCATCTTTGGAGCAAGTATTGGCCATCTGATCTTCCACGTCATCACCACCACGATTCACCAACGTTGATCTCTGACTAATCAGCAGAGTGGGTCCcattctcttcttcctctcccaaTGTCATGCTATAAATAGGTTCACCACTAGGCCGATAATGCAATACCAAGACCAACGCTCACAAGCAAAGAAAACAAGCATACAAAATCCATCCCACTGGTCTTTTAGCTTATAGACCATTCTCTATCGCATTGTGTTTCTTCATTTATAACCCAAAATGGCAACCAACGACCTTAAATCTACCTCACCGGAATCCGACAAGAACAAAGCGACCATCAAGGCCCTTTATGCGGCATTGGCTCTGGGTGAATCCAACAAGGTGGCCGAGCTCCTGGCCAGTGATCTCGAATGGTGGTTCCACGGACCACCCGGTTGCCAGCACATGATGCGGACGCTCACGGGCAAATCGGACTACTCAGCCTTTCCATTCCATCCACGTAGCATAACAGCTATAGGCACCGACTATGTGATTGCCGAGGGGTGGGAAGGGGCGCAGGCATATTGGGTCCATGTTTGGACGCTGAAGAACGGGCTGATCGCGCAGTTCAGGGAGTATTTCAACACGTGGCTCATCGTGAGAGACGTGTCATCACCGAGGCGGGAGGCTGCACGGGCAAGTTATACACTGTGGCAGAGCCAGCCGAGGGACCACTTCGAGCAGTCTTTGCCAGGGCTTTTGCTCGCGATATGACGAACATAGGGCATGCATTCAGGTGGTTGGGAATGAAAAATTTGGGTGGTGCGTGTGTCCGTGTGTTTAATAAGTTTGATAAGAGAATTTGGAGCACTCATGTCAAGTTGGAGGAAAGTGGGAAAGAGTTGTAGTCAATGAAGTGTCAATTATGTGAATGTTTAAATCATGCGTCTGTCGGACTATGAATCTTTGTCTGATGAAAACTTCTTACAGTGCTCACAAGTAAACAAAACAATGAAAATTACTTGAAGGATCACCGTGGACGGATCAGTTCATTTCAATCTTATGGATAAGATTTCACGTCTTACAAAGGAGAGAGTTAGACTAGGGTTTCGATTTAATTTCCATGATCAGGCTACAATCAGTACAGGTCCTTACGCAGCACGACTAGCAAGAATCTGCACATGCAAAAACGTCGTTTAATTGCCATCCACCGCTAGAAGACACGTCTGTTCCCTCCTATGGGGgataaaaaatcattcatttaccTATTTTATCTCAAGAGTCGATCCATGTTTCCTCGTCTCTGCCATGGGATGGTTAGATGTACCTTTTGAAATCAATACGACGTTGGTCCCAGTGACGAAATCCCTGTAAGTAACGGAGAATACGTCTAATGAAGTTGATAGACCAGGGTGCGAAAAGAGCATAGCTAGCAACCGCAGGAGAATTCTTCGCCACCAGGAGGTCACCTACCTCACTCTCTAATCTGAGTCATTCGAGGGTAGCAACCTTCAATCTAATGTCACGACCTCAACTGTAATTGCAATGGTGAGTGGCAACGCAACAGCAAGCCACAACGAAGGACAATATTGATGTAAATTTTAGTCGACAATATCAACACATACTCTCGAAAACAACATTATACACGATGCCAAGTGATTCAGCGTCGTATTATACAAAATGGACATTTTCCCGCATGGAGAAAGTAACTTGTAGACAAATTTACTAGAAAGCTGATCTTCTCAATCAGTGAGACTGGTGACGGAGGACAGACATGGAGTGACCTCCGAAACTGTTGCAGAAGCAAGTTCCAAAGAACAGGGGCTGCCTGCCCGAGTGAACTCTCTTTGcaagaagggggaaaaaggtATTGTTTTTCATACTAATTTTGAAACGAGAGTGGTCCTATGAGATCCACGGTTTCAACAAGATGGCTGCTCCAGATCTCAGGCACGAGACAAGCTGATGTGACTGCCTTAGCCAGCAGAGAGAGTATCCAGTCTAGAGTATAAGCCAAAGTAAGAAATATTACAAATAAATCTTGAGCAAAGTTGTTTTACTTTGAAGTATCGGATGAAATCCAGATTATCTATTACAATATGATATTGAGTGGCGTTTTTGAAACCCAGGATGAAGAAGCTAGAAGCCCATGCTGGGTTCGTGGCTGGGGGTGCAAGAAGAGAGCATAGTAATGTGGGCACTTTTGGATTTTGCTGCGCAAGAATCCACGCATTGCCGTTTTGACCCGATTCCCTTCGAGACATGGAATCGACAGTTTCAAAGGATCTTCCGTGTGCTTCTCTCTAAGTTCTGACACACGAGCATTTCCATGTCCTGGAACAACGTACCGGAGGTTCTCTAATGTATGATTGACAAACAAAGTGGCCACGGTGATCCAAGCCTAGCGTCATGATTAGGGTTTTTATGTCACTCTTGAATTATAAGTGGAGCCTTTTGTTATTTATGGGGTAGTTTGGGCCAATGGGGAGATGGAATCTCGGCATTAGATTGGACGGAAAGGTACGGTCGTTATTTGAGGAGCTCACATGTATGTGGGAGTTCCCTCCTCTTTCATTGGCATCATCCAACTCAAGTTTTTGCGAGAGACTATCGCACAGATACACCGTGGCACGAGAACACGGCTCTATCATGCAATTAGCAAATTTGATT harbors:
- the LOC104428107 gene encoding senescence associated gene 20, with amino-acid sequence MATNDLKSTSPESDKNKATIKALYAALALGESNKVAELLASDLEWWFHGPPGCQHMMRTLTGKSDYSAFPFHPRSITAIGTDYVIAEGWEGAQAYWVHVWTLKNGLIAQFREYFNTWLIVRDVSSPRREAARASYTLWQSQPRDHFEQSLPGLLLAI